Part of the Streptomyces antimycoticus genome, GCGGGAGAAGTTCCCGCTACGGCCCGCCACTTCATCGCGCGCGGTGCCGCGGGGGACCGCACGGTTGTTGTCACCGCACCCTCGCAGGAGCTCGCGGACGACGTCGCGTACCGGGAGCGCTTCCTGGCGGAGGCGGAGAACGCGCGCCTTCTGGGCGGCGGACGGCCCCCGCTGTGGCTGGCCCCCGTTGTCGAAGTCTCAGGCGGGGGTACGGGGCAGCCCTGGAGCACCACGCCGTTCTTGCCGATGCTGTCGCTGCCCGCCGTGCTGGAGGCGAATGGGGGGCCGCTTCCCGTGCGCACCGTAAGGGCGTTGGGAGCGGGGCTGGCCGAGACGCTCGCGGAGGTGCACACCGCGGGCTTCGCTCATGCGGGTGCCGCGCCGGGCACGGTCTACCTGGCAGGGGACGGCCCGCGGTTGATGGGCTACGGCGCGGTGCGGGCCGCCGCTCCGGACGGTGAGGCGCGGGTGGGGCTCCCGGGGCTGGAGGACGACGCGCTGCCCCCGGAGCAGGCCGCGGGCGGCCGCGGCCGCTGGGTGACATCTTCGCGCTGGGCGCCGTGCTGGCGTACGTGGCGACCGGGCGACGGAGGCCGGACGCCGAGGATCTGCCGGAGGAGTTGCGGGGCGCTCTGGTCCGGTGTCCGGCCCAGGATCCGGCCGACCGGCCAACGGCGCGGGCGCTGCTGGACGAGCTGATGAGCGGCATACGCGTCCCCCTGCCCCCGAGCATCGTGAGAGCGCCCGCGGGCGCGCCGCTGACGGTTGTCGACGCGGGACCCGTGGGCCCGAACGGCGGCGCGGCGTGGGGTCCGGACGGCGGCGCGGAGCGGGGAGGGGGCTCGGGGTCGACCGCCCTGGACAGCGCCGGTGGCATCAGCCGGGCCGCGGGCGCGCTGGGACCGGGGTGGCTGCCGGGGCGGCTGATCGCCGCGTTGTCCGAGCTGTCCTCGGCGGTGCTGGCGGCGGAGATCGAACCGGCTGAGGCGCCGTCGCCGGTGACATCGGGTGTGCCAGTGGCACCGGGCGCTGCCGTGCGCCGGGCGGAGACGGAGCGCGGCGCCGCACATTCGGCTGTGTCCGGGCACGGGCCGGTGCACGAGGCCAGGACCGGGGCTGAGGGCAAGGCCGATGGAGCCTCGTCCCGGAAGACCTTCGGCCCGTCCCTCAGCCCTTCCCGTCGCCGGCTTCTCCTGGGTGTCGCCGGTGGTACGGCCGGGCTCGCCGTCGGCGGCGGCGCCACATGGCCGGCGACGGCCCCGGACTCGCCCGCACCGCTCACTCCGGCCCAGCGCCTGGCCGCCCACCGCCCTCGCCGTCGGCTTCCGGGTGCGCCGCCCACTCCCTTGTGGCGCTACGACGTCAAAGGGGTGGCTTCGGCATACGCCCCGCTCGTCTGGCGTGACGAGGTCGCCGTCCTCACGGGGAAGCGGGCCGTCGTGGGGATCGATCTCCGTACGGGTAAGCGCACGCTCGCCGCGGGCGGCACCGTGCTCTCGGCGGGTGGCGGAGGCGTCGCGGGGTGGCTGCTGCGCGGTGACGAGGCGGAAGCCGGCGGGCGGCCCTGGGAGGCCGAGCCGCTGGCCCACTACAACGAGGGGACGGCCCCGTCGCCTCTGTGGGGACCCGTGGACCTCGGTTCCATCGGTGTCGCCGATGCGCGGATACCGGCCCCGCTTCCCGTCCGCGACCTCGTCGTGGCCCCGGCCGAGGGCGGCCGTCTGCGGGCCTACGACGTCCGCACCGGCCGGACCCGCTGGACCTCCCGGACAGCCGGACTGACCGGGCGCCCCCTCGCCGTATCCGATGACACGGTCCTTACGGTCGACAGCAAGGGCGTGCTGCACGCGTTGAACGCCCAGAACGGCAAGGAGCGGTGGAAGGCGCCTGCAGCGGAGGCGGCGACCCTGCTCGCCGTGGACGGCGAGGCCGTCTATATAGCCACCCGTGGGGGTGAATTGCGCGCCGTGGCGCTGACGTCGCAGACGTCCCTGTGGACGGTGCCGTCGCCGGTAAGGACCTCCGAGAAGAACCCGGCGGCGGACGCAGTGGCCGACGGCCGTCTGGTGGTCTGCGGCGAGGACGGCCAGGTCGTGGCACTCGACACCGCCCGTGGAAAGCCCCTCTGGGGGCCCGCACGGCACGTAACCACGGCCCTCGCCTCCGCCGTCGCCGACGGCACCGTCTACCTGGGCGGCCGCTCCCTTACCGCGCTCACGCTGTCCACGGGCGAGAAGAAATGGTCCCGGCTCAGTGGCGGCGGGCACGGCTGGGGCGCACCGGTCGTCGCGAAGGACGTCGTCTACGCCGTGGACACCACCGATCTCTCAGCCCGCCGTACGGACGACGGAACGGACGCGTGGACGCTCACGTTCGCCTCCGAGGACAGTTCGCAGGACGCCCGGTGATCGCGGGGAACAGCGTCTGGGCGGGCGCCGGGGAGGCCGGTTCACGCGGCGTCGCGGCGGTGGACACCCGCGGCGGAAGGCTCGCCTGGCCGTACACCCAGGGCACCGAGGGCCGCTGGGCGCTGTCGGCGGCCGGCAACCGCGTCTTCATGCTGCACAACCGCACCCTGACCGCCATGCCCGTCTTCCAGCCCCACCGCCCCGCCCCGTCAGCGCGCCAACCCCCACCAGCGCCCCCGCCCGACCAGCGCGCCCCCACCCTTGTCATCCCCCCAGCCCCCGCCCACCCCCCGCCAAGACGCTGGTACTCTGTGTGCTGGCCGTTTGCGTACGCGTCCCCGGAGGCTCCGAGTCTCGGGAGACAGCGCCCAGCGGACCCCGCCTCCCGAGTCACGGAAGATCCCCTGAGACAACGACCAGGGGCACTCGGCGGCTGATACGAAACAAGGAGTACCGAGTGTCGCTCGACGCCGCTACGAAGAAGCAGATCATGACCGAGTTCGCCACCAAGGAGGGCGACACCGGCTCCCCCGAGGTCCAGGTCGCGCTGCTCACGCGCCGCATCTCCGACCTGACCGAGCACCTGAAGACCCACAAGCACGACCACCACTCCCGCCGTGGTCTGCTGCTCCTGGTCGGCCAGCGCCGCCGGCTGCTGCAGTACCTGGCGAAGAAGGACATCACGCGCTTCCGTGCGCTGGTCGAGCGCCTGGGCATCCGCCGGGGTGCGGCGGGCGCCAAGTAAGACGCCAAGGAGGGAGCGGTTCCCGCTATGGGGGCCGCTCCCTTTGCCATACACGGCGCCGTACGGTTTCAGCCAAAGGTGACCTGTACGGCCTTCACGCCGGTGCGTAGCCAGCGCGCTACGTACCGTAGGGGCCGGAGAGCACAGCCGTCGTGATGACGGCCGAAGCTTTGTAGTCTGGTCCCAACAACGCCATAACGAACGAGGAGGAGCGCCTCATTCCCGCCGCACCGGCGCCACAGGAGCCGGTCCTCGGTAGTGGCTCCCGGAACTGGCAATTCCGGTGGCTTCGATCGAAGACCGGCCCGGCCGCCGGCCCGCAAGGCCAGGGGCGCTGCTCCACCACCGTCCCCCGTCACACGGACGAGGGACGCAGAAGAGGAGATTTCCCTGGTGGAGAACGAGACCCACTACGCCGAAGCAGTCATCGACAACGGCACCTTCGGCACCCGCACCATCCGTTTCGAGACGGGCCGCCTGGCCCGTCAGGCCGCCGGTTCCGCCGTGGCCTACCTGGACGACGACACCATGGTGCTGTCGGCCACCACCGTTTCCAAGAACCCCAAGGACCAGCTCGACTTCTTCCCGCTCACGGTCGACGTCGAGGAGCGGATGTACGCGGCGGGGCGCATCCCCGGCTCGTTCTTCCGCCGTGAGGGCCGCCCCTCCGAGGACGCGATCCTCACCTGCCGTCTGATCGACCGCCCGCTGCGCCCGTCCTTCAAGAAGGGCCTGCGCAACGAGATCCAGGTCGTCGAGACGATCATGGCGCTCAACCCCGACCACCTCTACGACGTGGTCGCGATCAACGCCGCCTCCTGCTCCACGCAGCTGGCCGGGCTGCCGTTCTCCGGTCCCATCGGCGGTACCCGCGTCGCCCTGATCAAGGGCCAGTGGGTGGCCTTCCCGACCCACTCCGAGCTGGCGGAGGCCGTCTTCGACATGGTCGTCGCCGGCCGGGTGCTGGAAGACGGCGATGTCGCGATCATGATGGTCGAGGCCGAGGCCACCGACAAGACCATCCAGCTGGTCAAGGACGGCGCCGAGGCTCCCACCGAGGAGATCGTTGCCGCCGGCCTGGAGGCGTCGAAGCCCTTCATCAAGGTCCTGTGCAAGGCGCAGGCGGACCTCGCCGCCAAGGCCGCCAAGCCGACCGCCGAGTTCCCGATCTTCCTCGACTTCCAGGACGACATCCTGGAGGCGCTGACCGCCGCCGTCCGCGACGAGCTGGCCCAGGCGCTGACCATCGCGGGCAAGCAGGAGCGCGAGACCGAGCTGGACCGGGTCAAGGGCCTGGCCGCCGAGAAGCTGCTGCCGCAGTTCGAGGGGCGCGAGAAGGAGATCTCCGCCGCGTACCGCGCGCTGACCAAGACCCTGGTGCGCGAGCGCGTCATCAAGGAGAAGAAGCGCATCGACGGCCGCGGCGTCACGGACATCCGTACGCTCGCCGCCGAGGTCGAGGCAATTCCGCGGGTCCACGGCTCGGCGCTGTTCGAGCGCGGCGAGACCCAGATCCTGGGCGTCACCACGCTGAACATGCTCCGCATGGAGCAGCAGCTGGACACGCTCGCGCCCGAGACGCGCAAGCGCTACATGCACAACTACAACTTCCCGCCGTACTCCACCGGTGAGACCGGCCGCGTCGGCTCCCCCAAGCGCCGCGAGATCGGCCACGGCGCCCTGGCCGAGCGCGCCCTGCTGCCGGTGCTGCCGACGCGCGAGGAGTTCCCGTACGCCATCCGCCAGGTCTCCGAGGCGCTCGGCTCCAACGGCTCGACCTCCATGGGGTCGGTCTGCGCCTCGACGATGTCGCTGCTCAACGCCGGTGTGCCGCTGAAGGCGCCGGTCGCGGGCATCGCCATGGGCCTGATCTCCCAGGAGATCGACGGCGAGACCCACTACGTCACCCTCACCGACATCCTCGGTGCGGAGGACGCGTTCGGCGACATGGACTTCAAGGTCGCCGGCACCAAGCAGTTCGTCACCGCGCTGCAGCTGGACACCAAGCTGGACGGCATCCCGGCGTCCGTGCTGGCCGCGGCCCTCAAGCAGGCCCGCGACGCCCGGCTGCACATCCTCGATGTGATGAACGAGGCCATCGACGTCCCGGACGAGATGTCCCCCAACGCGCCGCGGATCATCACCGTCAAGATCCCGGTCGACAAGATCGGTGAGGTCATCGGCCCCAAGGGCAAGATGATCAACCAGATCCAGGAGGACACCGGCGCCGACATCACCATCGAGGACGACGGCACCATCTACATCGGCGCCGCCGACGGCCCGGCCGCCGAGGCCGCCCGCGCGACCATCAACGGCATCGCCAACCCGACCATGCCGGAGGTCGGCGAGCGCTACCTGGGCACGGTCGTGAAGACCACCACCTTCGGTGCCTTCGTCTCCCTGCTCCCGGGCAAGGACGGCCTGCTGCACATCTCGCAGATCCGCAAGCTGGCCGGTGGCAAGCGCGTGGAGAACGTCGAGGACGTGCTGAAGGTCGGCGCCAAGGTCCAGGTCGAGATCGCCGAGATCGACCAGCGCGGCAAGCTCTCCCTCATCCCGGTCCTCGAGGACGAAGAGGGCTCGGACGCGGATGCGGACGAGGCCGGCGCCGAGGCGCGGCCCCAGACGAAGGACGAAGCCGCCAAGTGACGTCCCGCGACGACGAGACGACGGCCCGCACCTCTTCGGAGGCGCGGGCCGTCGCCCGTACCCAAACGCTTCTCGAGGGCGAGAACGGCATCGGCACGGTCCGCAAGACGACCCTCCCCGGGGGCTTGCGCGTCGTCACCGAAACCCTCCCGTCCGTGCGCTCGGCGACCTTCGGCATCTGGGCGCACGTCGGCTCGCGCGACGAGACCCCGACGCTCGGCGGCGCCACCCACTATCTGGAGCATCTGCTCTTCAAGGGCACCCGGCGGCGCAGCGCGCTGGACATCTCCGCCGCCATCGACGAGGTCGGCGGCGAGATGAACGCGTTCACCGCCAAGGAGTACACCTGCTACTACGCGCGGGTACTCGACACCGATCTGCCGCTGGCCATCGACGTCGTCTGCGACATGCTGACCGGCTCGGTGATCGGCGCGGCGGACGTGGACGCGGAGCGCGGTGTCGTCCTCGAAGAGATCGCGATGACCGAGGACGACCCGGGCGACTGTGTGCACGATCTGTTCGCCCACACCATGCTCGGCGACACCCCGCTCGGCCGCCCGGTCCTGGGCACCGTCGACACCGTCAACGCCCTGGGCCGCGACCAGATCGCCCGCTTCTACCGGAAGCACTACGACCCGACGCATCTGGTCGTCGCCGCCGCGGGCAATGTGGACCATGACGACGTGGTGCGCCAGGTGCACGCGGCGTTCGACGGGGCGGGCGCCCTGTCCCGTACCGACGCGGTCCCGGTCGCCCCGCGCTCCGGCATCCGTGCGATCCGTACGGCGGGCAAGGTCGGGCTGCTGAACCGCAAGACCGAGCAGGCCCATGTCGTCCTCGGCATGCCGGGCATCCCGCGCACCGACGACCGCCGCTGGGCGCTCGGGGTGCTCAACACCGCGCTCGGCGGCGGTATGAGCTCCCGGCTCTTCCAGGAGGTCCGGGAGAAGCGCGGGCTCGCCTACAGCGTCTACTCCTACACCTCCAGCTTCGCCGACTGCGGACTCTTCGGCGTCTACGCCGGCTGCCGTCCGAACCAGGTGCACGACGTTCTCAAGATCTGCCGCGACGAGCTCACCCAGGTCGCGGAGAACGGCCTGAGTGATGAGGAGCTGCGGCGCGCCGTCGGCCAGCTCGCCGGCTCCACCGTGCTGGGCCTGGAGGACACCGGCGCGCTGATGAACCGGATCGGCAAGAGCGAGCTGTGCTGGGGCGAGCAGATGTCGGTGGACGACATGCTCGAGCGGATCGCGGCGGTCACCCCGGACGAGGTGCGCGAGGTGGCGCGCGATGTACTGGGGCAGCGTCCTTCGCTGTCCGTCATCGGCCCGCTGAAGGACAAGCAGGCGGCCCGTCTGGACGAGGCCGTCGCCTAGCCCGTGCCGAAGCCTCCCGGATCGAAGGAAACAGGATCGATGAGCAAGCTGCGTGTGGCCGTCCTCGGCGCCAAGGGCCGGATCGGCTCCGAGGCCGTACGAGCCGTGGAGGCCGCCGAGGACCTGGAGCTGGTCGCCGCGCTGGGTCGGGGCGACGGGCTGGAGACCCTGGTCGAGGCGGGCGCCGAGGTGGCGGTCGAGCTGACCGAACCGGCCTCGGTGATGGACAACCTCGAGTTCTGCCTCCGGCACGGCATCCACGGCGTCGTCGGCACCACCGGCTGGACGGACGAGCGCCTGGCGCGGCTGGGCGGCTGGCTCGACGCCTCGCCGACCACCGGTGTGCTCATCGCGCCGAACTTCTCCATCGGTGCCGTGCTGACCATGCGGTTCGCCCGCCAGGCCGCCCGGTTCTTCGAGTCGGTCGAGGTCATCGAGCTGCACCACCCCAACAAGGTGGACGCTCCCTCCGGCACGGCCGCGCGCACCGCCCAGCTGATCGCCGAGGCCCGGCGGGAGGCCGGCTGCGCCCCGCAGCCGGACGCCACCACCACGGCACTCGACGGCGCGCGGGGTGCGGACGTGGACGGGGTGCCGGTGCACTCGGTGCGGCTGCGCGGGCTCCTCGCCCATCAGGAGGTCCTGCTGGGCGGCGAGGGCGAGACGCTCACCATCCGCCATGACTCCACCCATCACAGCAGCTTCATGCCCGGCATCCTGCTCGGCGTCCGCCGCGTGGTGACCACCCCCGGCCTGACCTTCGGCCTGGAACACTTCCTGGATCTGGACTGAGGGCACAGCGGTGCGCGCAAAGATCACATATTTCGTTCTCGCGGCCGTCCTGGTCGTCTACTTCGTGCTGGTCGGCGACCGCGGGGTGCTGCTGATCCGAGAGGGCACCCCGGTCACGATCGTCTTCGGCCTGGCGGTGCTGGTGATGCCCCTCATCGGGGTCTGGTTCCTGTGGCAGACCACGCAGTTCGCGCGGAGCGCGGACCAGCTCGCCCGGGAGCTGGAGGCGGAGGGCGGCCTCCCGGTCGACGAGCTGGTACGGACGCCCGGCGGGCGGATCGACCGGGACTCGGCGGACGCCGTCTTCGCCAAGCGCCGGGCCGAGACGGAGCAGTCGCCGGACGACTGGCGGTCCTGGTTCCGGCTCGCCGTGGCGTACCACGACGCCCGGGACACCGCGCGCGCCCGTAAGGCGATGCAGCGCGCCATCGCCCTGCACGACGGCAAGCCGGTGCGGGCGGCCGGGGGCTGACCCGGGGCCGCCCGCGGCGGTATGGCTCAGCGGTGGGCGGCGGCCCAGCCCTCGATCGCGTCGGCGGCCCGCTCGAAGCTCTCCGCATGGCCCAGGAAGTCGGCGCCATGGGTGGTGAACACGGTGTCGGGCGCTCCGCCGCGCACCGTTTCGAGCAGCACCGCCTGGCCCTGGACGGTCCGCGGCAGGCCCAGCCACCGGACCGGCTGCTGGGCCGTGCGTATCGCGGCGATGTCCTGCCAGCGCACGGTGGTGCTGCGGAGAAGGCCGATCCGGCGCAGCCCCTGGGCGCTCACCTCGACGCCGATGCGCACCAGCCTTACGGCTGTCACGATCATCAGCGCCCCGACGGCGGCGCAGATGCCCGCCGCGGGCAGCGATCCCGCCATCGCGATGATCATGGCGGAGAAGAGGACGTACGAGGCGAGCAGAAGCAGAAGAGCGGCGCCCCCAACCCTCCAGGGCCCCGGTCGGTAAGGACGGCGCCAGCGGTCCCGGTCTTCGTAGCCGAGCGGGTCCACTCCGGCCGCCGCGTCATCATCGTGGGCGCGGTCGGCGGTCAGGAAGGGCAGGGGCACGGAAGGTCCTCACTCACACACATGTCCGGATGAGCCTGTGCTGGGTGAGGCTATCCCAGTGCCGGTCAGCGTCCGTCGGACGCCTCGGGCTGCTGGATCTGTTGGGTGGGGTGCGACTGGCTGTCGAGGGCGGGCATCCCGAACATCAGCGAGCCGATGAACCCCGCGATGATCGTGAGCCCGATCAGGGTCCGCCCGGCTATCTGGGACGGTGTGGCGCGGGGCGGGGCGGTGGGGTGACATTGCTGCGGAAACGGTCGGCTTCGGCGACGAAGGCGAACGGCACGGGCTCTCGCCGGCGGGACATCTGCGGGCTCTCCTTGGAACCTCGAACGTGAGTACTTCAATGTGTAGGACGTGTGAATGAGCGATTGGGTGCCCTGATCCGTCCACTTTCTGTCAAAAAGTTTGGCGGAGCGGGACTGTCGGTGGTGGCCCGTAAGCTGGGCGCCGCCCGAGCGAGCACCACGGAAGGACCCCGCACGTGACCGAGATCCCCGCCGAGACCGAGAAGGTCAGTTTCCGCAGCGATGTGACTGTCGAGCTGATCAAGCACAGCGCCGCCGACTCCGATGTGCTGTGGGCCGCGCGGGTGTCGACCGCGGGCGAGCAGTCGCTCGAGGAGATCACCAAGGACCCGGAGCGCTCCAAGGGGCTGATCAACTTCCTGATGCGGGACCGCCACGGCAGCCCGTTCGAGCACAACTCGATGACCTTCTTCATCAGCGCCCCGATCTTCGTCTTCCGCGAGTTCATGCGGCATCGCGTGGGCTGGTCGTACAACGAGGAGTCCGGTCGCTACCGCCGCCTGGAGCCGGTGTTCTACGTGCCGGGGGAGGCGCGCAAGCTGGTCCAGCAGGGCCGCCCGGGGAAGTACGAGTTCGTCGAGGGCACCGCGGCGCAGCACGAGCTGACCGGCCGGGTGATGGAGGACGCGTACCGCCATGCGTACGAGGCGTACCAGGAGATGCTGGCCGCCGGAGTGGCCCGCGAGGTGGCCCGTTCGGTGCTCCCGGTCGGCCTGTTCTCCTCGATGTACGCGACGTGCAACGCCCGCTCGCTGATGCACTTCCTCGGCCTGCGCACCCAGCATGAGCAGGCCGCGGTGGCCTCGTTCCCGCAGCGGGAGATCGAGATGGTGGGGGAGAAGATGGAGGCGGCCTGGTCGCGGCTGATGCCGCTCACCCACGCGGCCTTCAACGCCAACGGCCGAGTGGCCCCGTAGCCCGGGGCTGGGCCCGCTCCTCGGACGGATCACCGGGCGAAGTGTCCGTATTGCGGCGTTTCGAGAAGTTCATCTAGGCTGAACAAACGGGCCCGGCACTGCTTGAACCCCCGAGCAGGCAGTGCCGGGTCCCATCTCTTCACTCCGTCCGCCGCCCCGAGCGAGCGCCGTAGGGCGCGCTACGAGTAGCGTGGGCCCCATGGCACCGACATCCACATCGCAGACCCCTTTCGGGCGGGTGCTGACCGCCATGGTCACGCCATTCACCACTGACGGCGCGCTCGATCTCGACGGCGCCCAGCGACTCGCCGTTCATCTGGTGGACGCCGGCAATGAGGGCCTGATCCTCAACGGCACCACCGGCGAGTCCCCCACCACCAGCGATGCGGAGAAAGCCCAGCTCGTACGCGCCGTGGTAGAAGCGGTCGGAGACCGCGCCCACGTCGTGGCCGGAGCCGGTACCAATGACACCCGGCACAGCGTCGAGCTCGCCCGCGCGGCCGAGCAGGCCGGTGCCCACGGGCTGCTGGCGGTCACGCCGTACTACAGCAAGCCTCCGCAGGAGGGCCTCCTGCGGCACTTCACCGCCATCGCCGACGCCACCGGCCTGCCGGTCATGCTCTACGACATCCCGGGCCGCAGCGGTGTCCCGATCGGCACCGAGACCATCGTCCGGCTCGCCGAGCACCCGCGCATCGTCGCCAACAAGGACGCCAAGGGCGACCTCGGACGCGCCAGCTGGGCCATCGCCCGCTCGCGCCTCGCCTGGTACTCCGGCGACGACATGCTGAACCTGCCGCTGCTGTCGGTCGGCGCGGTCGGCTTCGTCTCCGTGGTCGGCCACCTGGTCAGCCCCGAGCTGCGGGCGATGTTGGAGGCCCATCTCGCGGGCGACGTCGCGAAGGCAACGGAGATCCACCAGAAGCTGCTGCCGGTCTTCACCGGCATGTTCCGCACCCAGGGAGTGATCACGACCAAGGCCGCGCTCGCCCTTCAGGGCCAGCCCGCGGGGCCGCTGCGCCTGCCGTTGGTCGAGCTGACCCCGAGGAAACGGAACAGCTGAAGCGCGATCTCGCCGCGGGCGGGGTACAGCTCTA contains:
- a CDS encoding polyribonucleotide nucleotidyltransferase, with the translated sequence MENETHYAEAVIDNGTFGTRTIRFETGRLARQAAGSAVAYLDDDTMVLSATTVSKNPKDQLDFFPLTVDVEERMYAAGRIPGSFFRREGRPSEDAILTCRLIDRPLRPSFKKGLRNEIQVVETIMALNPDHLYDVVAINAASCSTQLAGLPFSGPIGGTRVALIKGQWVAFPTHSELAEAVFDMVVAGRVLEDGDVAIMMVEAEATDKTIQLVKDGAEAPTEEIVAAGLEASKPFIKVLCKAQADLAAKAAKPTAEFPIFLDFQDDILEALTAAVRDELAQALTIAGKQERETELDRVKGLAAEKLLPQFEGREKEISAAYRALTKTLVRERVIKEKKRIDGRGVTDIRTLAAEVEAIPRVHGSALFERGETQILGVTTLNMLRMEQQLDTLAPETRKRYMHNYNFPPYSTGETGRVGSPKRREIGHGALAERALLPVLPTREEFPYAIRQVSEALGSNGSTSMGSVCASTMSLLNAGVPLKAPVAGIAMGLISQEIDGETHYVTLTDILGAEDAFGDMDFKVAGTKQFVTALQLDTKLDGIPASVLAAALKQARDARLHILDVMNEAIDVPDEMSPNAPRIITVKIPVDKIGEVIGPKGKMINQIQEDTGADITIEDDGTIYIGAADGPAAEAARATINGIANPTMPEVGERYLGTVVKTTTFGAFVSLLPGKDGLLHISQIRKLAGGKRVENVEDVLKVGAKVQVEIAEIDQRGKLSLIPVLEDEEGSDADADEAGAEARPQTKDEAAK
- a CDS encoding M16 family metallopeptidase, whose amino-acid sequence is MTSRDDETTARTSSEARAVARTQTLLEGENGIGTVRKTTLPGGLRVVTETLPSVRSATFGIWAHVGSRDETPTLGGATHYLEHLLFKGTRRRSALDISAAIDEVGGEMNAFTAKEYTCYYARVLDTDLPLAIDVVCDMLTGSVIGAADVDAERGVVLEEIAMTEDDPGDCVHDLFAHTMLGDTPLGRPVLGTVDTVNALGRDQIARFYRKHYDPTHLVVAAAGNVDHDDVVRQVHAAFDGAGALSRTDAVPVAPRSGIRAIRTAGKVGLLNRKTEQAHVVLGMPGIPRTDDRRWALGVLNTALGGGMSSRLFQEVREKRGLAYSVYSYTSSFADCGLFGVYAGCRPNQVHDVLKICRDELTQVAENGLSDEELRRAVGQLAGSTVLGLEDTGALMNRIGKSELCWGEQMSVDDMLERIAAVTPDEVREVARDVLGQRPSLSVIGPLKDKQAARLDEAVA
- the rpsO gene encoding 30S ribosomal protein S15; amino-acid sequence: MSLDAATKKQIMTEFATKEGDTGSPEVQVALLTRRISDLTEHLKTHKHDHHSRRGLLLLVGQRRRLLQYLAKKDITRFRALVERLGIRRGAAGAK
- the dapB gene encoding 4-hydroxy-tetrahydrodipicolinate reductase, whose product is MSKLRVAVLGAKGRIGSEAVRAVEAAEDLELVAALGRGDGLETLVEAGAEVAVELTEPASVMDNLEFCLRHGIHGVVGTTGWTDERLARLGGWLDASPTTGVLIAPNFSIGAVLTMRFARQAARFFESVEVIELHHPNKVDAPSGTAARTAQLIAEARREAGCAPQPDATTTALDGARGADVDGVPVHSVRLRGLLAHQEVLLGGEGETLTIRHDSTHHSSFMPGILLGVRRVVTTPGLTFGLEHFLDLD
- a CDS encoding PQQ-binding-like beta-propeller repeat protein; the encoded protein is MSGIRVPLPPSIVRAPAGAPLTVVDAGPVGPNGGAAWGPDGGAERGGGSGSTALDSAGGISRAAGALGPGWLPGRLIAALSELSSAVLAAEIEPAEAPSPVTSGVPVAPGAAVRRAETERGAAHSAVSGHGPVHEARTGAEGKADGASSRKTFGPSLSPSRRRLLLGVAGGTAGLAVGGGATWPATAPDSPAPLTPAQRLAAHRPRRRLPGAPPTPLWRYDVKGVASAYAPLVWRDEVAVLTGKRAVVGIDLRTGKRTLAAGGTVLSAGGGGVAGWLLRGDEAEAGGRPWEAEPLAHYNEGTAPSPLWGPVDLGSIGVADARIPAPLPVRDLVVAPAEGGRLRAYDVRTGRTRWTSRTAGLTGRPLAVSDDTVLTVDSKGVLHALNAQNGKERWKAPAAEAATLLAVDGEAVYIATRGGELRAVALTSQTSLWTVPSPVRTSEKNPAADAVADGRLVVCGEDGQVVALDTARGKPLWGPARHVTTALASAVADGTVYLGGRSLTALTLSTGEKKWSRLSGGGHGWGAPVVAKDVVYAVDTTDLSARRTDDGTDAWTLTFASEDSSQDAR
- a CDS encoding tetratricopeptide repeat protein, with the protein product MRAKITYFVLAAVLVVYFVLVGDRGVLLIREGTPVTIVFGLAVLVMPLIGVWFLWQTTQFARSADQLARELEAEGGLPVDELVRTPGGRIDRDSADAVFAKRRAETEQSPDDWRSWFRLAVAYHDARDTARARKAMQRAIALHDGKPVRAAGG
- a CDS encoding PH domain-containing protein; translation: MPLPFLTADRAHDDDAAAGVDPLGYEDRDRWRRPYRPGPWRVGGAALLLLLASYVLFSAMIIAMAGSLPAAGICAAVGALMIVTAVRLVRIGVEVSAQGLRRIGLLRSTTVRWQDIAAIRTAQQPVRWLGLPRTVQGQAVLLETVRGGAPDTVFTTHGADFLGHAESFERAADAIEGWAAAHR
- the thyX gene encoding FAD-dependent thymidylate synthase; the protein is MTEIPAETEKVSFRSDVTVELIKHSAADSDVLWAARVSTAGEQSLEEITKDPERSKGLINFLMRDRHGSPFEHNSMTFFISAPIFVFREFMRHRVGWSYNEESGRYRRLEPVFYVPGEARKLVQQGRPGKYEFVEGTAAQHELTGRVMEDAYRHAYEAYQEMLAAGVAREVARSVLPVGLFSSMYATCNARSLMHFLGLRTQHEQAAVASFPQREIEMVGEKMEAAWSRLMPLTHAAFNANGRVAP